GATGGGGTATCGCCTATGAAGACCGCCTCCGAAGAGGCGCCGCAATCCGCTGAACAGCCGGGCGGGACCGAAGATCGGTCAGCAGAAATTCACGAGGCCGGTCAAGCATCATCGAAGAAGACTCGGCGGCGGGGTAATCGCGAGAACGGGACCGGCCCCACAGCGGATGCGGAAGGGGAATCCCAAAAAAGCTCGCGGATGGCCTGGTACATTGTCAAAGTCCAAACCAATCGCGAGGACTCTGCCTGCGAGGCTCTCAAGCGGCGGATCAAAGTGGCGGGCCTCGACCGGTATTTCGGTCAAATCATTGTCCCGGTCGAGCGGATCACAGAAGTTAAGGGCGGAAAAAAACGCGTGGTGCGGCGAAAGCTGTACCCTGGCTATATCGTCGTGCAAATGGAGTTGACCGACGACACCTGGTTTCTCGTGCGGGAAACTCCGGGTATTGGCGACTTCACAGGAGCGATCGGTCGCCCCACTCCCTTGCTGCCGCATGAAGTAAATCGGATTTTGGCCAAGCTCGCAGAAGAAAAGGCCGAGGACGCACCTAAGTTGAAGATTGGTTGCCGAGTGGGCGATCGAGTAAAGATCAACGAAGGACATTTTGCGAATTTTGAGGGGGAAGTGTCGGCGGTGGATGAGGCCAATGGGCGTGTGACCGTGATGATCAACATTTTTGGAAGAAGCACGCCCGTGGAGCTTGAGTATTGGCAGGTAGAGCCAGCAGCGTAAGATTGCCCGCCTCGGGGAGTCAACAGATTTCTCCGGTTTTTGCCAAGCAAATCCTGATTTGCGATCAATTCGCCTAATATTGTCGGCTAGGGTGGTACCGGAATGGCAAAGCAGTTGGTTGGTACAGTTCGGTTTTGTGTACCCGGTGGTCAGGCAACGCCTGCGCCGCCTGTCGGTACATCGTTGGGACGGTTTGGAATCAACCTTGGTCAGTTTGTTCAGCAATTTAATGAG
This is a stretch of genomic DNA from Thermogutta terrifontis. It encodes these proteins:
- the nusG gene encoding transcription termination/antitermination protein NusG — encoded protein: MKTASEEAPQSAEQPGGTEDRSAEIHEAGQASSKKTRRRGNRENGTGPTADAEGESQKSSRMAWYIVKVQTNREDSACEALKRRIKVAGLDRYFGQIIVPVERITEVKGGKKRVVRRKLYPGYIVVQMELTDDTWFLVRETPGIGDFTGAIGRPTPLLPHEVNRILAKLAEEKAEDAPKLKIGCRVGDRVKINEGHFANFEGEVSAVDEANGRVTVMINIFGRSTPVELEYWQVEPAA